One Nicotiana tomentosiformis chromosome 1, ASM39032v3, whole genome shotgun sequence genomic window, gctaggatggatccttcaatacgaagccctaggtctagaagcacgcgttgtactttttttcccttagaccgattttatcccaaatgggtttttcggcaaggtttttaatgaggcaacatgTGATCGTGCTAAACTTAGAAACAATTCGATAGTATCCGATGCCTCTTTACAattgacctcgaatactggggggcaattagccctcaaatatatcaagttctaatgcaagaaagttatttcgtaacaacagggttccaataggaaaagttgtaagagccaaatggtaaaacgaaccatgctcatgtagttgtcccgagccctgacgcaaaacatgaacacatgtataatgacttgctaagaaagttctcttctttaccgatatcttatatccaagaaaaattcctctatttcgagatttattatgcaaactgGATTAAGATAAATCTCCGAGTCCGAGcaggcactcactcgactaataagcctacgggctactcttattccgagttcgagcaagcaacactcgaccattatgcctacgggctacattacttcaagttcaaatcatacactcgactactaagcctacgggctacttctatttcgagttcgaaatcactcaactattaagcatacgggctacttctatttcgagtttgagcaagcactcactcgactattaagcctactggctacattacttcgagttcgaaatcactcactcgactattaagcctacgggctacattacttcgagttcgaaatcactcactcgactattaagcctacaggctacattacttcgagaacgaaatcactcactcgactattaagcctacgggctatagtacttcgagttcgaaatcactcacttgactattaagcctacgggctatattacttcgagtttgaatcactcactcgactattaagcctacgggctacactacttcgagttcgaatcactcactcaactattaagcgtacgggctacattacttcgagtttgtaatcactcactcgactattaagcctacgggctacactacttcgagttcgaatcactcacttgactattaagcctacaggctacattacttcgagttcgaaatcactcactcgactattaagcctacgggctacagtactttgagttcgaaatcactcactcgactattaagcctacgggctatattacttcgagttcgaatcactcactcgactattaaacctacggggtacactacttcgagtttgaatcactcacttgactattaagcctacgggctacattacttcgagttcgaaatcactcactcgactattaagcctacgggctacagtacttcgagtttgaaatcactcactcgactattaagcctacgggctatattactttgagttcaaatcactcacttgactattaagcctacgggctacactacttcgagttcgaatcactcacttgactattaagcctacaggttacattacttcgagttcgaatcactcactcgactattaagcctatgggctactcttattttgagttcgaagcaaagcgctcactcaaccattaagcttacgggctaccttacttcaagttcgaatcactcactcgactaaattgcctaaagccttacgaaaaccttcataaggcgtaaatgaaacaaaatcttcataagaaagaaaataaaggcaagtcgggaaaagaaaagatatttatatatacATACAAGATTGTTTACAAGATTATTTACAACATCCAAAatggaaactaagggctaagtttcttggttatctacgggggcagtctcttctccatcgggctcctccccactCTAAGACCCGCTCTTGTTCTTATCACCgccatcatcatcgtcatcgtattcatcatcatcggaagtcaAGGCCCCAGCATCGGCTTTAAGCTCTTTTGCCTTTATTATCTCTTCAGTAAGATCGaagcctcgagcatggatctcctcgagggtctccctccgaggtTGGCATTTGGCAAATTCGGCTATTCAATGTGCTCGAGTTCGAGCGGTCTCAGCTACTTCTCTCGTATGCGACTGAGCGGCCTCAGCATTGGCCCGATAAACAGCCACAAATGCGTCTGCATCGGCCTTTGTCCTTTTAGCATTGGCAAGTTCAGAAGCCAactgagcctcgagctcctctgtTTTCCTTGCTTGAACTGAATTTTTTTCCTTCAGACTTTGAAGTTGATTTTCTAccaatgataattgggctcgagcaaccTCTTTTTCAGCGGAAAAGCGGTCCATATTTCCTTTGCATTTcaaggactccgcctttatcacatcgacctctttacggagcttcccgatcatctcaagaATCTGCTGCAATTGCGAGACCAAAAGATTAGCCATCGTTCTAGTATCGAATCCATAGGCTCTTAATAGTGTCATTATAGGCTCTTAATAGTGTCATTACCTACTCGGACAGATCGGTTTGATCTTGGTGAGATTTGGCCAACTCAACTCGAAGGTCCTTGATTTCTTttcccctttgccctaagaggagtttaaggtCCTTCCTCTCCTTCGTGGACCGTTGAAGatcggcctcgtatcgacgcaaCTCAGCTCGGgatcgagaacatgcttctcgatgagctACCACggcctacgaagaaagaagaaataaagtaataaaagaaaaatagacaTAAGAGATAATACCAACATAATAATtcaaggcttacctgattcaaagcctgctgcactccgtgaaaaCGATCTGATGCATCACTAGTACCGCGGTAAACATATCACAAAAAGGATCCTCTCCTTCATGAGGCCCGTCTAGTTCGatggcccccaaagcttgggcttcccaaatcgccccttcggaaaaagcagggaaggtgggcgagtcttcgattgctactgccccaagtgagtcACTTAGGGCATTCTCTTCAGTTCGAAGAGATTCAAGGAGAGCCCCTTCAGACGTATTCCCCATCTGGtggcttcgatgggaagcatcCTTGATCTCCAACAACttggggactctgcccgaatctttctccaatatatcctcagttcgaggcggagcctgaaccaccatcgatccagctgcctgtggagCATCGGTGGTCTTCTTCGATCGGGCCACCAGTGCGGACCCGTCGTCTTCCTTTTCCTCATATTCATCCCTTAGATGCTGAACTAATTCTAAGGTCAAAGAGATGGTATTTTTCCTCGACTTACGAGCCGACCTTGCCttcgtttttggatttttggaagtAGAGGCCTTTTTCCTCTTATTTCCCTCTACCGGTTTAGAAACCGGGTCCGAGGCTTCTTCCTCACCGGGCAGGAACCTTAAAACCGCATCTCTGCccaggcctacacacaagaaTATCGGTTGAATATGTGGAAAATATTTCGTTCTAACTCTCAAAACATGAGAaataggcttaccatgatttttggcctcccattggccctttgccaaatcacgccacgaacgttcggcgtatgtagaggtcgaagccaggGCCCATACCCAACTCTTAAGATTGGGAATGGAACCAGACATCCAAGGAACCGTTGCATTACAAAAGAGATATCAGTAAGAAAGAAACAAAGAGACAAGACGATAGGGAATAAGTAGCAGAATcacacttacgcttcatattccattcttcggggaatggcatcttttcggctgggatcaggtccgaagtcctcactcgaacgaacctgcacatccaacctcgatccttgtcctcgtctatgctcgagaacagtacCTTGGTAGTTCGGCGTTGAAGTTTTATTAATCCACCCGGAAAGAGGCAGGGACTATACAATctaataagatgatcgagggtgaaaggcatcccctcgatcttgTTTGCAATgaaatagatgaggataacgatcTGCCAAAAGAAAGGATGAATCTGACCAAGAGTTATTCGGTATTTACGATGAAAGTCGATGATAACCGGGTCGAGAGGACCTAACGTAAaaaggtaagtatacacactaaggaacccttccacgtgggtggtgATATCTTCATCGGAAGCCGGAATTACCATTTCTTTGTTATCCCAGTTGCAATTTGTCTTCAACTGAGCAAGTTGCTTTTTGGTTATCAAGCACAAATaactcgataccggctcacaccgaccGGGAACCAACGAGTCcttatcaaccttaaaatcggAGGTGAGAAGGCATGCTCCGGGAACAAACTCCTTAGGatgtggctccaccggtgttttatcgGCGGCAGGATGTGAAGAAGAAGCCTCTTCTTTTCGAGAGACGACTTTTGAAGTTTTCACCATATTTTTGAATTTagaagaaagaaataaagaagatGTGGTGTTTCAGAGAAAGATTTTGCGGTAAAAACCACATAAGGTAAAATTCGCACTTAATTCGGAAGTTATGAGAAAATGCTTAGGAAAATTTGAGattagaagatgtaaaagtgattaatGGTGAAAGAAGGGGATATTTATAGGCTTAGCAGTGGCGGTCCAATATCGGTAATGGTCGATcaccgtctgacacgcattaaatgcctcggAAAACTGAACTgatgggacagctatcatgtACGTCACGATCGAATTCGATGCACGCGTCAGTAAATATTTGATCGAGCCATCGttaaatcatgtcgtttctcgctacatcattctcaagaaacgaggggactatctgtatacggtaaaaaccgGTTAGCCTTTCATACGAACTGGTCGAGATGGTAATGCATTGGGTCAGAGTAGCATCTTCATAATCAGGTTGAGATCCGGAGTCAGGTCACCAAGCTTCGATCCCTAAGGACCGATCAATGTCCAGCTCGATATCATTAtagagctcgagtccaaatcgaactatgatgcaaagtgaagttatcgagcttaataggtagagaccaaccaacactgacccccgaatcaattcaaggatCCGGgccagaatcgagctcgagtcaagatcaagAGCTCGAAGTTAAGATCGAGAGCTCaggtcaagatcgagagctcgagtcaagatcaagCTTATAAACAAGAGccattgcaatcccactagaggagagaatcttggcacgaattatggaaaagctgatttatcatagGTCTCCACTATGTatatttaattatatctaaagtagaatccctccactataaagggtatggttattatttctgtaaagaCAAGTTTTTTTGGCATACTTGGTAACTAAGATATCACACATTTCATATTGAAGATATATCTTTTCTAGCTTCATATCTTTCATCCTCACAGTCAAATATTAGATATTCTTATTTATCCGTACGATTTGTGTTgagttatatcacatatccttagaactacgtataaatttaattctATCCATTTTTGGGGTAAACAAATAGAGAGAAATACCTAATTCATATACAATCCGACATATCTCAAACAGGTATGTCATTTCATCCCactaatttatatttattctgTGTCTTATTATCATGTTTGATCTGTAACTTATTATGTTAAGTATGTAATATTTAACTATTCGGCTAAATAAATTTTACACATTGCGTGTAATATTTTCAAATTATCAACTCATTAAGAGCATATATATGAGACACGCTTGACTTTTAATTAATATGTAATATGCCTCGCGTTATGTCTACCAAGAGCCTTTCAACtcctgaaatatttatttttcttttttcattcttTCTTTCATAGTCAATAGACAAATTATTTTCCAAAAATACtcctttttaaatttaattaaccATGGAAGGAATAATGTTGAatgtgtatagggtaaaatatgatacgaCACTTGactgactaaaaggaggacatGTGGAATCCGAGATGGGATGGCCGAGAATCGAGTGCAGCCACTATGCTTGTCACCGAAAAGGTAACATTCACgaaggtgtattaaatgctctgcgcctgGTGGCATTTGCTAAGGAATATTCTGCatcattaagagcgacggtccgttatagagaatttggcatttatattcaccgttacatcttcatcaatgaccctcataattggcattaaaggagggcacgatcctaggacctctttCCCTAGGCAtatctataaatagtgagcttagtTACAATTGTAAAGGACATAAATTTTTTGGCACgaacatatactatattctatacaaagctttacACAATTTTACTTTCTCgccttttgatctcatcattactGTGTTAGGAAACCGTGTTCACAGAATCACCGTCTTTGCTATTTCATCTGcatcctaaggctaagtattgtgtatttcttcaattattgtattatttcaggatcaaattagttcacttgtctagaaaccacgtataaattcaactgtaccgttttacacgtaaatagtttggcacccaccgtggggcctagacagccgtgcaattaaattgatccttgccttttttactaacatgttttgattattttgtcttaaaaATAATCGCAAAAAATAGAGATCACACTGTTAACGATGCACACAACCCTGAAATTTGAGGGGATCATCCTTATTTctaggattcaatcagtgacacccacaatgaggGAAATGACACCACACTGGTGCATGGCAGGCAGTACCCTCGAAGggttcgggagacaactcccgatgaaGCTGACGAGGAGTAAGTGGCGGATGCTGTGAGGATCCTGCAAGAGTAACAGACAATCATTCTAAGCCATCACACGCGGCAGGATTAGGTTATGACGGAACTGAAGCAGGCACTATCAGGTGCTTTGAATAATGCAAATAGGCACAATCCACTTCCTCCCGTTGTTCCCACAGACCAAATAAtgcagagagtcgacaacaataCTCTTAGAGGTGAAGTTGTCTCTGATGGGGTTAGGGGGAGTAGATCAGGTCTTAACAACGAAAATGACTCATTCAAAGATGAgcttttacggttcatgagggaagtaaatgcctgcatggaccaaatcccgggcgcaccaccagtattgaaaggcccgaactcgaagaaatatgttcaattaccgtacaagccaagtgcggcaccagaacTAATCTTGAAGcatttcaaaatgcctgaagttccaatgtatgacggaacttcagacccataggaacatattaccacctacacaaacggatgtgaaaggaaatgatctagctcCTCCCAAAATTGAATAtctgttgctaaagaaatttggtgaaACTCTCACAAGGGGagccctaacgtggtattcattactgCCCGAGCAtttcatagattcctttgagatgctcgcggattctttcattaaagctcacGTCAGGGCCAGAAAGGTGCAGgcccggaaggccgacatattcagaatcgcacaaggagaatttgaattattacgagagtttgttactcgatttcagaaagaaagaatgttgctcccgaccgtcccggatgaatgggttGCTGAAGTATTCACCAAAtgattgaatccgagaagttcagacgcttcctGGAAGCTTAAGGAGAGACTGCTTGAGTTTTAAGCAACAACCTAGGtagatgttcacaaccggtatgagtcaaagataaggTTCGAAAATGACTAGGTCGATTCTACGTCATCGACCAAAGGACGagagaagaacagagaaaaatcaaatgATGACTACAACGCGGATAGGCAGACTTCGAGGGGtcggtttttgccctacgagcgtACCGAAAGCCGTGGTAGAAATTTTTGAGTAGCAAACAAGTCCACTGTTGACAGAGGTACTGATCCTGGTTgaaacaatagatcacttcaaGATAAAGAAACATCAAGGTCTCAAGATTTTTCTTACCCCaggttatcagaatacaacttcaacttcAACGTAGTGGAAATGGTGTCAGtgatgaggaacattaaagaagcacggttcccaaGACCTATGAGGTTCGATTCCAGCCAGAGTGGTCCCAAATTATGGTACGAATACCACGGGACGAACGGTCACCGGACAGGGGATTGCCGACATCTTCGGGAGGAGGTAGCAACACTATTAAAGAATGGTCATCTCCGAGAATTCTTGAGTaatcgagctaagaacaattacggtcgcaACAGAGACAACGTGGAATcttcaaaagcaggagaagaaaaCCCACGCTAGATGATTAACATGATCTttggggggaacgagattaatgggGTCACCTTTTCAGCGGCAAAAAAGActaaagtatcaataactcacaGCAAAAGATTCCGGGAGGAcaatatcactttcacggaggaagacgcagacggattgttgttaccacacaaTGACGCACTAGCAattttaaatgtgttagattttaaaattaagcgtgttctagtggatccagaaagttcggctaatatcatacaatggagagtattagaataagctaaactcaccggaagcattattccggcaacaaaactcctcgctggattcaaccttgcgagcgtgacgacccggggagagaccttgctgctcacgaatgctgaaggagtaatgaaaacaactctcttcgaagtagtggatggtgatatgggatacaacatcatcttaGGAAGGTCGTGGCTA contains:
- the LOC138906431 gene encoding uncharacterized protein, with product MANLLVSQLQQILEMIGKLRKEVDVIKAESLKCKGNMDRFSAEKEVARAQLSLVENQLQSLKEKNSVQARKTEELEAQLASELANAKRTKADADAFVAVYRANAEAAQSHTREVAETARTRAH